A genomic segment from Drosophila miranda strain MSH22 chromosome 3, D.miranda_PacBio2.1, whole genome shotgun sequence encodes:
- the LOC108158609 gene encoding uncharacterized protein LOC108158609 — protein MHCSWNCNWSWTLVSMSVLMLALVVEVRSEECGQEEFTKCAEPLEMLHLTPEFSIGPAKKEELDKLCHELRKGVRCIQSYTRRCMDLQQRNQFNKLYHGTNQFIRDLCNKGEFQEEYLKHVPCSEMAKKEFEVCATRYKETMVFLKPNKNQENPENGTLNENIKTICCSINELVDCSEMAARRICGNEAAKFTRELVDKYANSLTKTYCEDFTRNPGICRNEARNGAPGVLQQTSLVLLMTMTLVPLLVGSSRSSR, from the exons ATGCATTGCAGTTGGAATTGTAACTGGAGCTGGACTCTGGTCTCGATGTCGG TCCTGATGCTGGCGCTGGTCGTGGAGGTACGGTCCGAGGAGTGCGGCCAGGAGGAGTTCACCAAGTGCGCCGAACCCCTCGAAATGCTGCATTTAACGCCAGAGTTCTCGATTGGCCCCGCCAAGAAGGAGGAACTGGACAAACTTTGCCA CGAGCTACGCAAAGGAGTGCGGTGCATCCAGAGTTACACGCGACGCTGCATGGATCTGCAGCAGAGGAACCAGTTCAACAAGCTCTACCACGGCACCAACCAGTTTATCCGCGATCTGTGCAACAAGGGAGAGTTCCAGGAGG AGTACCTAAAGCATGTGCCCTGCTCGGAGATGGCCAAGAAGGAGTTCGAGGTGTGCGCCACTCGCTATAAGGAAACAATGGTCTTTCTGAAGCCCAACAAGAATCAGGAGAATCCAGAAAACGGCACTCTCAACGAGAACATCAAAACCATTTGCTG CTCCATCAATGAGCTCGTGGACTGCTCGGAGATGGCGGCCCGAAGAATCTGTGGCAATGAGGCGGCCAAGTTTACGCGGGAGCTGGTCGATAAATATGCCAACAGTTTGACCAAG ACCTATTGCGAGGACTTTACCCGTAATCCGGGCATCTGTCGCAACGAAGCGCGCAATGGTGCCCCTGGGGTCCTACAGCAGACCAGTCTGGTCCTTCTAATGACAATGACGTTGGTGCCCCTGCTGGTCGGCAGCAGCCGAAGCAGCAGATAA